A portion of the Paenibacillus sp. PvR098 genome contains these proteins:
- the prmC gene encoding peptide chain release factor N(5)-glutamine methyltransferase — MREERPMTIREAYAEASSFLRRSGVGEPEANAGRLLEYLLGESRSGLLLRWPEPFPQERDADWQRLIERKASGEPVQYIVGEQEFYGLPYAVTPEVLIPRPETELLVEQVILLGRQLWDEGEEPAVADVGTGSGAIAVSLAVQCPRWRVMASDISPGALEVAQANAARHGVAERVAFMEGDLLGPWIERGERLDLVVSNPPYIPEADEAGLQPEVRLFEPRTALYGGEDGMEPYRRLTAQLAELPAVPAMVGFEVGMGQAGEVRHLLERAADWDEIRIVPDLAGIERHVIAFRRRR, encoded by the coding sequence GTGCGTGAAGAGCGGCCGATGACGATACGTGAAGCCTATGCAGAGGCTTCTTCTTTTTTGCGGCGGAGTGGGGTTGGAGAGCCGGAGGCGAATGCCGGTCGGCTGCTCGAGTATCTGCTCGGCGAGAGCCGCAGTGGTCTGCTTCTTCGCTGGCCCGAGCCTTTCCCGCAGGAGCGGGATGCAGACTGGCAGCGGCTGATTGAACGCAAGGCGAGTGGTGAGCCGGTGCAATATATCGTAGGGGAGCAGGAGTTCTACGGGCTCCCCTATGCCGTAACGCCGGAGGTGCTCATCCCGCGGCCGGAGACGGAGCTGTTGGTCGAGCAGGTGATTTTGCTCGGACGGCAGTTGTGGGACGAAGGCGAGGAGCCGGCGGTAGCAGACGTAGGCACCGGAAGCGGTGCGATCGCTGTGAGTCTCGCTGTGCAGTGTCCGCGGTGGCGGGTGATGGCCTCGGACATCTCGCCGGGCGCGCTGGAGGTGGCGCAGGCGAATGCGGCGCGCCATGGGGTAGCCGAGCGGGTCGCTTTCATGGAAGGCGACCTGCTCGGCCCGTGGATCGAGCGAGGTGAGCGGCTAGATCTGGTAGTCTCGAATCCGCCGTACATTCCGGAGGCGGATGAGGCGGGGCTGCAGCCGGAGGTGCGGCTCTTCGAGCCGCGGACGGCACTGTACGGCGGCGAGGACGGAATGGAGCCGTACCGGAGGCTGACGGCGCAGCTGGCGGAGCTGCCCGCCGTTCCGGCGATGGTTGGTTTTGAGGTCGGCATGGGACAAGCCGGAGAGGTGAGGCATTTACTGGAGCGCGCGGCCGATTGGGACGAGATTCGGATCGTCCCCGATTTGGCTGGCATTGAAAGGCATGTGATCGCTTTTCGAAGAAGAAGGTAG
- the spoIIR gene encoding stage II sporulation protein R — protein sequence MVKRFAWKRYAYLVFAFMVLLACWESQRSNVVLFASPAGSGEVQSSVIPQESIRLRILAHSDAALDQWLKREVRDAILEQMNGWVAAPQGIEAAREVVREHLPELEALVGETLRKNGFDYSYKVELGVVPFPTKMYGNQVYPAGEYEALRVSIGAAEGQNWWCVLFPPLCFIDSEMVVKKNTAYAAEAEASEQEGQASNTDIETKASAAKEKMVSEENASAAAEPEVRFFLWDMIKTISSWFA from the coding sequence ATGGTCAAACGGTTTGCGTGGAAACGGTATGCATACTTAGTTTTTGCTTTTATGGTGCTGCTCGCTTGCTGGGAGTCCCAGCGTTCGAATGTAGTGCTGTTCGCGTCGCCTGCCGGGAGCGGGGAAGTACAAAGCAGCGTTATACCGCAAGAATCGATTCGTCTACGCATTCTGGCCCATTCCGATGCGGCTCTTGACCAGTGGCTCAAGCGCGAGGTGCGGGATGCCATTCTGGAACAAATGAACGGTTGGGTTGCCGCTCCGCAAGGCATCGAGGCGGCCCGTGAAGTGGTCCGGGAGCATCTGCCGGAGCTTGAGGCTCTGGTGGGCGAGACGCTGCGGAAGAACGGTTTTGACTATAGCTATAAAGTAGAGCTTGGCGTCGTTCCATTTCCTACGAAAATGTACGGAAATCAGGTGTATCCCGCCGGTGAGTACGAGGCGCTGCGCGTCTCGATCGGGGCAGCGGAAGGGCAAAATTGGTGGTGCGTGCTTTTTCCTCCGCTCTGTTTTATCGATTCGGAGATGGTGGTAAAGAAGAACACGGCGTATGCTGCAGAGGCGGAGGCTTCAGAGCAGGAAGGACAGGCAAGCAATACCGATATAGAAACGAAGGCGTCGGCTGCCAAGGAGAAGATGGTGTCTGAAGAAAACGCATCAGCGGCTGCTGAGCCGGAGGTACGGTTTTTCTTGTGGGACATGATCAAAACCATCAGTTCTTGGTTTGCTTGA
- a CDS encoding L-threonylcarbamoyladenylate synthase, translating into MTKETKVWEVDGQRPEPEKLREAAKLLQQGRTVAFPTETVYGLGADARSSEAVADIFSAKGRPSDNPLIVHIADRSQLEELALPPEEAVSRLLDAFWPGPLTVVLPVRPGVLSPLVTAGLSTVGLRMPDHPVALQLIAASGCPIAAPSANRSGRPSPTQASHVLEDLTDRIAGIVDGGETGVGVESTVVEYTGGAVHILRPGGITAEQLRQALPPHIPVLEASSEHQEPAAPRAPGMKYAHYAPRGTLLLVQGRQGTAPEQIVARMQRELDEARARGERTGVLTYGEHAGAFHADCVVTCGRLDNLEAVAHRLYAALREFDEAGVSFIAAEACPEEGIGVAIMNRLRKAAGGRIVTL; encoded by the coding sequence ATGACGAAAGAGACGAAGGTGTGGGAGGTAGACGGACAGCGCCCTGAGCCGGAAAAGCTTCGGGAGGCGGCGAAGCTGCTCCAGCAAGGGAGGACGGTAGCTTTCCCGACGGAAACGGTGTATGGACTTGGAGCCGACGCCCGCAGCTCGGAGGCGGTGGCGGACATCTTCTCGGCTAAGGGCAGGCCGTCGGACAATCCCTTGATTGTACATATTGCAGACAGGTCTCAACTGGAGGAGTTAGCGCTTCCGCCGGAGGAGGCCGTTTCGCGTTTGCTGGACGCGTTCTGGCCTGGCCCGTTGACCGTGGTGCTGCCCGTACGTCCTGGGGTGCTGTCTCCGCTCGTGACTGCGGGGCTTTCCACGGTCGGCTTGCGCATGCCGGACCATCCGGTCGCCTTGCAGCTGATCGCCGCTTCGGGCTGTCCGATTGCGGCGCCCAGCGCCAACCGCTCGGGACGTCCGAGCCCGACGCAGGCATCGCACGTGCTTGAGGATCTGACGGACCGCATTGCCGGCATCGTCGACGGCGGGGAGACCGGCGTGGGTGTTGAGTCGACGGTCGTGGAATACACCGGAGGCGCGGTTCACATCCTGCGCCCCGGCGGCATTACGGCTGAGCAGCTGCGCCAAGCGCTGCCGCCCCATATCCCGGTGCTCGAGGCGAGCTCAGAGCACCAAGAGCCGGCCGCGCCGCGCGCCCCGGGCATGAAATATGCCCACTATGCGCCCCGCGGCACGCTGCTGCTCGTTCAAGGCCGCCAGGGCACGGCCCCCGAACAGATAGTCGCTCGCATGCAGCGTGAGCTTGATGAGGCCCGCGCGCGCGGTGAGCGCACCGGCGTTCTCACCTACGGTGAGCACGCCGGTGCGTTCCACGCGGACTGTGTCGTCACGTGCGGCCGCCTGGACAACCTCGAAGCGGTCGCCCATAGGCTGTACGCCGCGCTCCGCGAATTCGATGAAGCGGGCGTCAGTTTCATCGCAGCGGAAGCGTGCCCGGAAGAGGGCATCGGGGTCGCGATCATGAACCGCCTGCGTAAAGCAGCCGG